AATCTTCTAGTTGTTGCTTGATCCACATCAGTTGAGCACAGCAAGAGGCAGCtgccacatactcagcttcaacAGTTGAAAGGACCACTGAGTTTCGTTTTCTTGTGCCCCATGAGATTAGACACGAACCCAGAAAATGTGCCATACCAGAAATGCTTTTCTtatccaccagataaccagcATAGTCAGTATCAGCATACCCTATTAAGTCAAAGTTATCTCCTaagggatagtagagaaccaggtcccgCGTTCTTTTGAGATACCTCAGAATTCTCTTTGCAGCCTTCAGATGAGACTCTTTTGGATTGGATTGAAACCTGGCACAGAGTCCCACACTGAAAACAATGCCTGGTATACTTGCTGTGAGATACAGAAGTGACCCAATAATGCCTCTATAAATAGCCTCGTTTACAGGAAAACCGGGTTCATCCATATCCAGGCGAGTGGCAGTGGCAATAGGTGTATCAATGATCTTTGAACTCTCTATCTCAAATCTCTTCAGAAGCTCTTTGATGTACTTTTGTTGACTTATCATTGTGCCCCTAGGAGTTTGCTTTACTTGTAGacccaagaagaaattcaattcccccatcatgctcatttcaaactcacttcccaTGAGTCTTGCAAATTCCTCACACAAAGAGTCATTTGTTGCTTCGAAGAtaatgtcatcaacatagacttgcactatgagcaggttcctcccccgtttcttcagaaatagaatgttgtcaattttccctcttgtaaagccattttctagaagAAACTTGGACATCCTTTCATACCATGCACGGGGAGCCTGCTTCAGTCCATAAAATGCCTTGTCAAGTTTAAACACGTGCTCAGGATGCTCATGGCACTCGAAACCAGGCAGTTGCTTGACGAAAACTTCTTCTTTCAGAGatccattcagaaatgcacttttgacatctaTTTGAAACAAATTGAATTCTATATGAGATACAAAGGCAATAAGGATTCTGATGGCctccattcgagcaactggagtaaaagtttcatcatagtcaattccttcttcttgattgtaccCTTGAACTACTAACTTTGCCTTATTTCTTGTGgtgtttccaaactcatcaagtttttTTCTAAATACCCACCTGGTTCCTATGACAGTTCTGTCAGCAGGTCGAGGAACCAAGTGCCATACactgttcctctcaaattgatgaagCTCATCTTTCATAGCCGTAATCCAGTAAGCATCTTtcaatgcttctttgatatttttgggctcaatTTGAGAGAGAAAAGCAGAGAAGGCAAGTAAGTTTCTAGACTTTGATCTAGTTTGAATTCTTGAGTCAAGGGGGGTGATCACATTTTGAAGAGGGTGTGagcttttgtgcttccagttGGACACCTGAATCTCATTATGAGAGGTTCCATATTCTTCTGCATATGATCCATGTTTCATGTTCCTCACCTCAGTGGCTGGAGTTCCATGTGTTTTCTGCTTCAGTTATTGTGATTGAGGGACCAGATTCCTCTATGTCAGTTGGAGATTCAGTTGTGCCATTGTCATTTGATTCCTTAACCTGGCTCATATCGGCCTTTCCATTTGCCATATCAATAACTTCACCAGGGACATTTGATAACTCTCCATCTTGATCAGCCTTATCATGTGCAGCTTTTCCAAGAGGGTGTTGTGCTTcgtcaaagatcacatgtatgctTTTCTCAACACATTAAGTTCTTTTGTTGTATACCTTGTAGGCTTTGCTTTGTGATGAATATCCAAGAAATATTCCTTCATCACTCTTGGCATCAAACTTTCCCAGAGCTTTCTTACCATTGTTGAGGATAAAGCATTTGTAACCAAATGTCCTCAAGTGTGTTAGCTTAGGTTTTCTCCCATTCAGCAGTTCATACGGGGTTTTGTTCAAGAGGGACCTGATCATGTACCTGTTCACTAAGTAGCATGCAGTGTTGACTTCCTTATCCCAGAAACCTTTTGCAATACCACTATCAATCAGCATTGTCCTagccatgtcttcaagagttctATTTTTCCTCTCCACGACACcgttttgttgaggtgttcttggagctgaaaAATTATGACTTATACCATTTTTAGCACAGAACTCGTCGAACTTTGCATTGTCAAATTTTGTACCATGATCAGATCTTATACTCACAACATTATGGATCATCTTTACTTGGATCTTTTTGACAAAGGAAGCAAACACTGAAAATGTCTCATCTTTGGTTCTGAGGAACAAGGTCCatgtaaacctagagtaatcatccaCAATGACTaaaatgtacttctttcctccttTACTTGGCACTCTCATAGGTCCACATAGATCTATATGGAGGAGATCAAGTGACCTTGAGGTGCTTACTTCCTTTTTGGGTTTGAAGTTTGACCTGATCTGCTTTCCTTTtgcacatgcatcacacaccttgtgatcttTGAAGCTTGATTTAAGAAatccacgaaccaggtccttcctgaCCAACTTGTTCAGCAATGTAAAACTTGCATTGCCCAACCTTTTGTGCCatagttcagcatcatcatccACATCACTCAAACACGTAAGATCCCCATTATGTAGTGACTCAAAATAGGCGACATAGATGTTCTTATATCTTTTTGCCATCAGGATCACATTACCAGTCACAAGATTTGTGACTGTGCAGATTTTTGACACAAATTTCACCTTGTTGCCTTTGTCACAGATCTGAGAGACACTCAGCAAATTGTACTTCAGGCCATTCACGTAATACACATTTTTGATTGAGTGAGTGAGAGACTTCCCAATTCTTCCTTCTCcaagaatgtatccctttttaccatttccaaaggatacactcccttCTTGAagggctttgagtgaaaggaaatcattagtgcttccagtcatatgcttcgagcaaccactatccatgtaccatctttggctgcttcctttcactgctccctgcacaagagaatcaaggattagacttaagaacccaaacaagtttgggtcccttgtaatgagaaAACGGGTGAATCAAAGTTCTTTTTGTCCAAGCAGGCAATACACGTTTGTTATATGAGGGAGCAGGTTTTTTTGCAATAGTTACTTTTTcagcaaaaactttatttttctgctGGGACTGGAATCTAACTTTACATGTTTTCTTGACATGTCTAGTGTTACCACAGTGAGTGCAGAGCCAGTTATCAGGAACAGTAACGTACTTACTACGTGGGTTTTTAgggtttttttctttttggaaccCGATTCCATGCCTGTTCCCCCCACTGTTCGTATACATAGCAGTGATTACATCAGTGGACCACGTCCACTTAAGAGATTTTTCTAGGTCACTCTTTACTATGCCTAGATCTTCCTGAAGTTGTCTATTTTTCTCAAGCTCAGCACACATACTAGATTTCATTGATTTTAGCTCATTTTCAAGCCTAGggtgtgcctcacttgcaacttcctttcctTTTTGAGTGTTCATAGGCCTACTTTCCCTTCTTAGTTCCTCAATGGTTTCCTTTAGGTCTACAACTAATACCAATAGGTCATCTTTCTCATGCTCTATGTTTGCAATTCTCTCAGTCAAAATattcttttccctttttaaaCTCTCAACGGTCTCTCTTAGATCAACCACAACCACCACTAGATCATCTCTCTCGTGTTTTATTTCTCCTAGTTTCGTGGTTAGCGCATTTTTATCATTAATGAGACtatgataagcatcaattaaaatattagccaaagatataagcttcttttGAGAATAGGATTTCAGATTTCTTTGAACATccagaaagtttacctcatcttCATCGTCATCTTCATCGTCATCTTCCTTATCCTCGTCTGATTTAGCCATTAGAGCAAATATGGAATCATATTCAGCTACTTCACTTTCTACTGCCATCATGAAGTTGTCACCTTGATCATCATCATCTCCAGATTCGCTggaggagtctccccatgcagcagGAGCTTGTTTTACAACATTGTCGGCGACATCTTTTCTCTTGAACCTTTTGTCAGGAACCTAGTTCCTTTTGACTGCTTTGTCTGTGTTGTGTTTGTACTGATCTTGCTTAAGGAGGGGGCAATACTTGATGAAATATCCTGGTTTCCCACACTTATGACATAGGTCATAGCCTCTTGGCTTGCTAGAGCTGCCCCTTTTTGGAATACCTCCATTTCtgcgaaccattttctgaaatctctttgtcaagtaagccatgttggcatcctcaccacttgagtcatttttgtctgtcttgaggaccaggttcttctcccttttgggcTCTCATCTCTCATTGtccttcttatttttcttcatttcataagttttcagatTACCAATGAGTTTATTAATGGGTCAGCTTCTGCAAATCCTTTGCCTTTATGATGGCGTTTACCTTGCTTTCCCAGGAACTAGGTAATACACTAAGTATTTTCCTGACAAGTTTGTTCTTGGGAATGATTTCTCCCAGTGAATGAATCTCATTGATGATAGAGGTGAAGCGAgtgtgcatgtcctgaatggacttGTCATCCTTTATTCTAAAGAGCTCATACACAGTTGTCAACATGTCGATCTCCGACTCCTTGACTTGAGTTGTCCCTTCGTGTGCTGTTTGAagagcttcccagatctccttaGCACTCTGACAAGCTAAGATATGGCTGTATTCATCTGGTCCGATGCCACAGACAAGAATCTTTTTTGCCCTGAAATTCTTCTCAATTGACTTTCTGTCAGCATCGTTGTactattttctcatttttgggacTGTAGTTGTTCCCTCGTCAGCAGTTTTCATGGGAACAAAAGGTCCATCACAAATTACATCCCACAACTCTGAGTCctcagccatgataaaatcataCATTCTTATTTTTCACTAATCATAGAATTGGCCGTTGAATCTAGGTGGTCTGTATGTTGATTGTCCTTCctcgaagtttggtggagcagccatgatGAAGATCCTTTCTAGGTATTAACCTTTTAGAaagaacccgctctgataccaattgatagaaactaacggtccaccaaactatgtagagaaccaggttctctataagtTCCCACAGAACGCACGCACGCACAcaacagtaagtaaatgacacaatggaaTTTTACatggaaaactcccagctcacgggattaaaaatcacggcctaccttgtaggatttcaacttcactactgagcaaactttagattacaacctattgtaacctaggaattaacctctcaatccctcactaacttgtaacaactctattataagccactttgtaataactctactacaaagacttacaactcgactaactctagccaagacacaaacacaaggcttatgattttacaaaaatttcctacacaatgcttctaactatgCTAAGTAGAAATTACAAGTAAAGTgctttaacaaaggtgcaacacaactaaggacatgtaatgACTCAATACAGAAAACTGATCTTTCGTTATGTTATTCTTTGTTGTTGATGCCCTTGAAAATCACTTGCAAGATTGACACAAACTTGAGAGAATGCTTGATCGATTCTGAATGTGCAAGTGTTTTGTTTTTGCCTTTGCTTGATGTTAATAAttcatttgtgacatcacttgaatgatgcaagcaagttagataaagggcattccccataaagttgactgctgcaTTATTTTTGCACTGCTGCGTGTGCAGGCAACAACTTTACAGTTGTGAGGAGTTGACTTATACCGTCACCAAGGGAGCTGGTGGCCATCTGTTCCCTCTAttgttcctttgactctgaagagttgaaccacgtccccgacttgagacttgttgttctttaagtacttgaagatgtgtaacaggttctttatctggttcttatcattaagtttgttagatcatcaaaacataacagggaTACATATAACCTATCAGTTTTTGATGCGTGTGTCGTTACAAAGATAAAGCCTTGCAAATTTTAAATGAAACATGTCCTCTCAGAATTAAAGGTTTTCTTAGTTCTGCATCATGCAAACACATCTCTGGACGAGGCGACACAAACCTGAAATAAATTAGTGTCTTCCATCTTGCTTTGACTATGGAGATCAAGGGCGGACCCACGTGCTATTAagtgggttcaactgaacccgcttcgTCAAAAAATTATACGGTATATATTGGTAATTGTAATTAAAAACATCAAAATACATCTATAGAGgatttatttgaacccacttgttTCAAGTCATCTCCCTGTTGGGATGGTCATGAGGGTTTAAATATTACGTGAGGTCTTGTGTTCGATCCTAACTATTGCATCTCCCTACTTCAATTTTTCATTTTGTTCGCATTGGAACAGAGGATGTGCAACCAGCTTCCCAAATTAAATTGGACTTTGCATGTCAAATTATTGTCTTTTAAATTTAGTCTATTGCCTTCTATTTGTCATATTTTCTATTTCATTTCAAATTTCTTTACTTCGT
This sequence is a window from Nicotiana tomentosiformis chromosome 5, ASM39032v3, whole genome shotgun sequence. Protein-coding genes within it:
- the LOC138892551 gene encoding uncharacterized protein → MYDFIMAEDSELWDNFRAKKILVCGIGPDEYSHILACQSAKEIWEALQTAHEGTTQVKESEIDMLTTVYELFRIKDDKSIQDMHTRFTSIINEIHSLGEIIPKNKLVRKILSVLPSSWESKVPDKRFKRKDVADNVVKQAPAAWGDSSSESGDDDDQGDNFMMAVESEVAEYDSIFALMAKSDEDKEDDDEDDDEDEVNFLDVQRNLKSYSQKKLISLANILIDAYHSLINDKNALTTKLGEIKHERDDLVVVVVDLRETVESLKREKNILTERIANIEHEKDDLLVLVVDLKETIEELRRESRPMNTQKGKEVASEAHPRLENELKSMKSSMCAELEKNRQLQEDLGIVKSDLEKSLKWTWSTDVITAMYTNSGGNRHGIGFQKEKNPKNPRSKYVTVPDNWLCTHCGNTRHVKKTCKVRFQSQQKNKVFAEKVTIAKKPAPSYNKRVLPAWTKRTLIHPFSHYKGPKLVWVLKSNP